From the Heptranchias perlo isolate sHepPer1 chromosome 26, sHepPer1.hap1, whole genome shotgun sequence genome, one window contains:
- the LOC137342716 gene encoding cAMP-dependent protein kinase inhibitor alpha-like, whose translation MTEVEPVLDFATSGRTGRRNALPDILGSPAGVSPSELPMKLAELSINAEGAEGTPTPSTEVPLESTESPEPKDAS comes from the exons ATGACTGAGGTGGAGCCCGTGCTGGACTTCGCTACGTCGGGACGGACAGGCCGAAGAAATGCTTTGCCTGACATTCTGGGCTCGCCTGCTGGGGTCAGTCCATCAGAACTTCCCATGAAGCTGGCAGAACTATCCATAAATGCAG aaggagcagaaggaactcCAACACCATCAACAGAGGTGCCACTGGAATCAACAGAGAGCCCAGAGCCAAAAGATGCATCGTAA